A portion of the Candidatus Nitrosotenuis aquarius genome contains these proteins:
- a CDS encoding aminotransferase class I/II-fold pyridoxal phosphate-dependent enzyme produces MKLDYIAQKLAELKKQNLYRNLRNVRISGPYITINAKKRVNFCSNDYLGLSDWNIKPRQLQSSSRLVSGNDESFIRLEKKLAAHKSQESSLVFPTGYMANLGAIPAIADKQSTIFSDELNHASIIEACRLSGAKTQVYKHNDSQDLGKKISKIKGRKFVITEGIFSMDGDFANLEEISEITEKTDSILVIDDAHGDFVVGKNGKGTPNHFGVEKRIDVYISSLSKGLGSFGGYVASSNQVTELCINKARSFIYTSALPSFLVELSLSRLVQNRAKQQKKLKQNVSHLSSGLRKIGYDIRSQTHIIPIIIGSEKKTLEFGKFMYDNGIFAQPIRYPTVPKNSARLRISVTAWLSKKQIDDALEVFDKAGKKFDLV; encoded by the coding sequence TTGAAGCTTGATTACATAGCTCAAAAACTAGCAGAGCTAAAAAAACAAAACCTATACAGAAACCTCAGAAATGTCAGAATCAGCGGGCCATACATCACGATAAATGCAAAAAAGCGAGTAAATTTCTGCTCAAATGATTACTTGGGGTTATCTGACTGGAACATCAAGCCAAGACAGCTTCAATCCAGCTCAAGGCTAGTATCTGGAAATGATGAGTCATTTATCAGATTAGAAAAAAAACTCGCAGCTCATAAATCGCAAGAATCGTCTTTGGTTTTTCCAACTGGATACATGGCAAACCTTGGTGCAATACCTGCCATTGCAGACAAGCAATCCACGATATTTAGCGATGAGCTAAACCACGCAAGCATAATTGAGGCATGTAGACTAAGCGGGGCCAAAACCCAGGTATACAAACACAATGATTCCCAAGATCTTGGGAAAAAAATATCCAAAATCAAAGGCAGAAAATTCGTCATAACCGAGGGAATATTCAGCATGGATGGCGATTTTGCCAATTTGGAGGAAATCTCGGAAATAACTGAAAAAACAGATTCTATCTTGGTGATAGATGACGCACATGGAGACTTTGTCGTGGGTAAAAACGGCAAAGGCACGCCAAATCATTTCGGTGTAGAAAAAAGAATAGACGTCTACATTAGTAGTCTGAGCAAGGGACTGGGTTCTTTTGGCGGGTATGTGGCATCATCAAACCAAGTCACAGAGTTGTGCATAAACAAGGCTCGCTCGTTTATCTACACATCCGCATTGCCGTCGTTTTTAGTTGAATTGTCATTATCAAGACTAGTACAAAACAGAGCAAAACAACAAAAAAAACTGAAACAAAACGTATCTCATTTATCATCAGGCCTAAGAAAAATAGGATATGACATCAGGTCCCAGACGCACATCATACCAATCATAATCGGCAGTGAAAAGAAAACTCTGGAATTTGGCAAATTCATGTATGATAATGGAATCTTTGCACAGCCCATCAGATATCCAACAGTTCCAAAGAACTCGGCAAGGCTGAGAATCTCAGTTACTGCATGGCTATCAAAAAAGCAGATCGATGATGCATTAGAGGTATTCGATAAAGCAGGTAAAAAGTTTGATTTGGTGTGA
- a CDS encoding YdgA family protein: protein MNKRFIIVGIALGIIVAIAVFVGSPAFMGFDMRR from the coding sequence GTGAACAAGAGATTCATCATAGTTGGAATCGCGCTTGGAATCATAGTGGCAATCGCAGTCTTTGTAGGCTCACCTGCGTTTATGGGCTTTGACATGCGCAGATAG
- a CDS encoding cytochrome c biogenesis CcdA family protein codes for MADITIGIAAIAGLGSFLAPCILPVIPAFLAYISGTTITDLQRNRGMQSLATSKLNILLNTIFFVLGFSIVFSIFGVILNSVLVNNATNLISSFNQIGGAIIIGFGAFMLLSTRITKLNFEKKIFPKVGKVSYTLSFVFGLAFATGWTPCIGPILGSILTLAATTPSQAFTLLLAYSIGLGIPFILMGVFFSKMTRVINVLSRHLKYYSVIMGGLIILLGVLVLTNQLATIASFPILNNLLLG; via the coding sequence TTGGCAGACATAACTATTGGGATTGCCGCAATTGCCGGACTGGGCTCATTTCTGGCACCATGCATTCTGCCTGTGATTCCAGCATTTTTGGCCTATATCTCAGGCACGACAATTACTGATCTTCAGAGAAACCGCGGCATGCAAAGCCTGGCGACAAGCAAACTAAACATTTTACTAAACACAATATTTTTTGTTCTTGGATTTTCCATAGTTTTTTCAATATTTGGCGTGATACTAAACAGCGTACTTGTTAACAATGCAACCAATCTGATTTCAAGTTTTAACCAGATAGGAGGAGCAATAATTATCGGATTTGGAGCGTTCATGTTATTATCAACTAGAATTACGAAACTGAACTTTGAGAAGAAAATTTTCCCAAAGGTAGGAAAAGTAAGCTACACGCTCTCGTTTGTGTTCGGCTTGGCGTTTGCGACAGGATGGACTCCATGCATTGGTCCGATTCTCGGAAGCATTCTCACATTAGCTGCGACAACACCAAGTCAGGCATTTACGTTGCTGCTTGCATATTCCATCGGATTGGGAATTCCGTTTATCCTAATGGGGGTATTTTTTTCAAAAATGACTCGAGTCATTAATGTGCTGAGCAGACATCTGAAATATTATTCCGTCATAATGGGAGGGCTAATCATACTGCTTGGAGTCCTAGTTTTAACAAACCAGCTTGCGACAATAGCTAGTTTTCCCATTTTGAACAATTTGTTACTTGGATGA
- a CDS encoding thioredoxin family protein, with protein sequence MKPEIRTALIMGAIISGLVGGLGTYFSTLDQPDDFTAQDMSKTDKSRFKKAPELVGIAGYINSDSTLQEEIRGKVVLYDIWTYSCINCQRTLPYITAWDEKYSDQGLVIIGIHSPEFEFEKDINNVKRAVEKFGIKYPVVLDNDKKTWDAFENRYWPRKYLADDEGYIRYDHIGEGAYDETEMVIQELLEERAEKLGIKVSAQPLVDIEQYRHGSRTPELYFGYDFAFGRSQIGNPEGFRPNQEVTYTIPDKLHENNFYLDGTWKNLEDRMILTSESGRIVLPYFAKQVNIVAAGESEIQILLDGKTISAQHAGTDVRDGKTAIKEATLYNLVSMEESSSHVLEIQARSGFEIYTFTFG encoded by the coding sequence ATGAAACCAGAGATAAGAACTGCATTAATCATGGGCGCAATAATTTCAGGACTAGTCGGTGGGCTAGGCACATATTTTTCCACTCTAGACCAACCTGATGATTTTACTGCACAAGACATGTCCAAAACTGACAAGAGCCGCTTCAAAAAGGCCCCAGAACTAGTCGGAATTGCAGGCTATATCAACTCGGATTCAACATTGCAGGAAGAGATCAGAGGCAAAGTAGTCCTATATGACATTTGGACATATAGCTGCATAAACTGCCAGCGAACCCTCCCATACATTACAGCATGGGATGAGAAATATTCAGACCAAGGACTAGTAATAATAGGAATACATTCGCCTGAATTTGAATTTGAAAAAGACATCAACAATGTAAAACGAGCAGTGGAAAAATTTGGAATAAAATATCCAGTGGTACTAGACAATGACAAAAAAACATGGGATGCGTTTGAAAATAGATACTGGCCAAGAAAATATCTTGCAGATGATGAAGGATACATCAGATATGATCACATCGGCGAGGGAGCATATGATGAAACTGAAATGGTCATCCAGGAATTACTAGAAGAGCGAGCAGAAAAGCTTGGAATCAAGGTATCTGCGCAGCCGCTAGTGGACATCGAACAATACAGACACGGATCTCGAACTCCAGAGCTGTACTTTGGATATGACTTTGCGTTTGGCCGAAGTCAGATTGGAAACCCCGAGGGATTCAGACCAAACCAAGAAGTAACATACACAATACCAGACAAACTACATGAAAACAATTTCTATTTGGATGGAACCTGGAAAAACCTTGAAGACAGAATGATATTGACATCAGAGTCAGGCAGAATTGTTTTGCCATACTTTGCAAAACAAGTAAACATTGTGGCTGCCGGAGAATCAGAGATACAGATATTGCTTGATGGCAAAACAATTTCAGCTCAACATGCCGGCACAGATGTCAGAGATGGCAAAACAGCCATCAAAGAGGCCACGCTGTACAACCTAGTCAGTATGGAAGAGTCGTCATCTCACGTACTAGAGATTCAGGCAAGATCTGGCTTTGAAATCTATACGTTTACCTTTGGTTAG
- a CDS encoding Snf7 family protein, with protein sequence MGSLSDKWNDFGRSESLTQKIVDKVKPDVPLKNKIDVAQKNLQLQIVKLDGISQKIKQKHDYIFSKIVSAQKSNNNLHAKAYATELLEIRKMHNMVNGAKLALEQIQLRLNTVSELGDIVVTLSPCMSVIKGLGSSLSGIMPEATSSMQNLSQILGDVLTGSSMNAADATVSTYSPNSDTLAILEEAQAVIEGQARASIPEPPTSIASQARRESII encoded by the coding sequence ATGGGGTCATTAAGCGACAAATGGAATGATTTTGGAAGATCAGAAAGCCTCACACAAAAAATTGTCGATAAAGTAAAGCCAGACGTCCCACTCAAAAACAAAATCGACGTAGCCCAGAAAAACCTCCAACTACAGATTGTCAAACTGGACGGAATCTCTCAAAAAATAAAACAAAAACACGATTACATTTTCAGCAAAATAGTTTCAGCACAAAAATCAAACAACAACTTGCACGCAAAGGCATATGCAACCGAATTATTGGAAATTAGAAAAATGCACAACATGGTAAATGGTGCAAAACTCGCACTAGAACAAATTCAGCTCAGACTTAACACAGTGTCAGAGCTTGGAGACATCGTGGTGACATTGAGCCCATGCATGTCTGTAATCAAGGGGCTAGGCAGCTCACTTTCTGGAATAATGCCAGAGGCAACATCATCGATGCAAAACCTCTCGCAAATACTAGGCGATGTGCTAACTGGATCTTCAATGAATGCTGCAGATGCCACGGTGTCCACATATAGTCCAAATTCAGACACGCTTGCAATACTAGAGGAAGCCCAAGCAGTAATTGAAGGCCAAGCAAGGGCAAGCATTCCAGAACCACCAACAAGCATAGCTAGTCAAGCAAGAAGAGAATCAATCATTTAG
- a CDS encoding NUDIX hydrolase, with protein MVKKAPQKDYEHFRKYFAFSCVDLIILDGKSVLLTRRTRNPYKGYWHLPGSMVHKDETLQGAVKRSAKEELNLNVKIKRFVGVYESLNKFRHDISHGFIVVPSRGKIKTDYQSDDYGFFTRLPGKTLPHHKKMIRDALNSRHK; from the coding sequence TTGGTCAAAAAAGCACCGCAAAAAGACTATGAACACTTTAGAAAGTATTTTGCTTTTTCATGTGTTGACCTGATAATACTTGATGGCAAGTCTGTCCTGCTGACTAGAAGAACCAGAAATCCATACAAGGGATACTGGCATTTGCCTGGAAGCATGGTCCACAAGGATGAAACTCTGCAAGGCGCAGTCAAAAGATCCGCAAAAGAAGAGCTAAACCTCAATGTAAAAATCAAAAGATTTGTTGGAGTCTATGAGAGCCTCAACAAATTCCGTCATGATATTTCGCATGGATTCATAGTGGTGCCATCAAGGGGAAAAATCAAGACAGATTACCAAAGCGATGACTATGGGTTTTTTACAAGGCTGCCTGGCAAGACCTTGCCACATCACAAAAAGATGATTCGTGACGCGTTGAATTCTAGGCACAAATGA
- a CDS encoding 50S ribosomal protein L6: protein MSTKQEEIFQTTFEVPQKVKVTLNKHMLLVEGPLGKVYKNFKKIPVEMSVSDGKVSIKAINTRKKYYAIANTALSLVRNLCDGVINGYTIKMKIVYAHFPITVKTKDKLVLIENFQGERAPRVAKIHGATKVVSKGDDITITGPVLNDVTQTAAEIEAVTKVKNKDHRVFLDGVYQYHKAKGIEK from the coding sequence ATGTCTACTAAGCAAGAGGAAATATTCCAAACAACATTTGAAGTGCCTCAAAAAGTCAAAGTCACACTAAACAAGCACATGTTACTAGTTGAGGGTCCACTAGGCAAAGTCTACAAGAATTTCAAGAAAATCCCAGTCGAAATGTCAGTCTCTGACGGCAAAGTATCAATCAAGGCAATCAACACTCGAAAAAAATACTATGCAATTGCAAACACCGCACTGTCCCTGGTCAGAAACCTCTGCGACGGCGTAATCAATGGCTACACCATAAAAATGAAAATTGTGTATGCGCACTTTCCAATCACAGTAAAAACAAAGGACAAGCTGGTACTAATTGAGAATTTCCAAGGAGAGCGGGCACCGCGCGTGGCAAAAATCCACGGCGCAACAAAGGTGGTATCAAAAGGCGACGACATTACAATCACAGGCCCAGTCTTAAATGACGTCACACAGACTGCTGCAGAAATCGAGGCAGTGACCAAAGTCAAAAACAAGGATCACCGAGTCTTCCTAGATGGTGTATACCAGTACCACAAGGCAAAAGGCATAGAAAAATAA
- a CDS encoding 30S ribosomal protein S8 translates to MPATNILSNLFNTLYNNEARRRTECVILPTSKLGIEVLKTLQKHNYIGEFEHVEDKRGGKFKIQLLAHITKCGAITPRFKVKKGEFNEWEQQYLPAYNRGMLVVTTNQGIMSHHDAQNKGIGGFLIGYVY, encoded by the coding sequence ATGCCAGCGACAAACATTCTTTCCAATCTATTTAACACGTTATACAATAACGAGGCAAGACGACGAACCGAATGCGTCATACTGCCAACCTCAAAGCTAGGAATCGAGGTGCTCAAAACTCTGCAAAAGCACAACTATATCGGTGAATTTGAGCACGTAGAAGACAAGCGAGGCGGCAAATTCAAGATTCAGCTACTAGCACACATCACAAAATGCGGCGCAATCACGCCCAGATTCAAGGTAAAAAAAGGCGAGTTCAACGAGTGGGAGCAACAATACCTGCCAGCATACAACCGAGGAATGCTAGTAGTAACTACAAACCAGGGTATAATGTCGCACCATGACGCGCAAAACAAGGGAATTGGAGGTTTTCTAATAGGATATGTCTACTAA
- a CDS encoding 30S ribosomal protein S14, with protein MKDRSYEYTGRHKHEFGKGSRWCKRCGDYTAVIQKYNLMICRRCFREVANSLGFYKYR; from the coding sequence ATGAAGGACAGATCATACGAGTATACTGGAAGACACAAGCACGAATTCGGAAAAGGCTCACGATGGTGCAAGCGATGCGGAGACTATACAGCAGTAATCCAAAAATACAACCTTATGATCTGCAGACGTTGCTTCAGGGAAGTAGCAAATTCGCTGGGCTTTTACAAATATCGGTGA
- a CDS encoding 50S ribosomal protein L5, whose amino-acid sequence MMSATQNAMKTIRLEKVVLNMGVGKSGDAIEIAKRALDQISGKKSCSRDAKGTQRDWGVRKGEPIGVAVTIRDEDATILLKRLLEAVGNRLKGRSFDNFGNVSFGIKEHIDIPGIKYDPQIGILGMEVAITLTRPGFSIRLRSRHKASVGHEHRISREEAQEFLTREFGVTII is encoded by the coding sequence ATCATGTCGGCAACACAAAACGCAATGAAAACAATTCGACTAGAAAAAGTAGTCCTCAATATGGGTGTAGGCAAGTCCGGAGATGCGATCGAAATTGCAAAAAGAGCACTCGACCAGATCTCTGGCAAAAAATCATGCTCCCGGGACGCCAAGGGCACGCAACGAGACTGGGGGGTTCGAAAGGGAGAGCCAATCGGAGTCGCAGTAACAATAAGAGACGAAGACGCAACCATACTGCTAAAACGACTGCTAGAGGCAGTAGGAAACCGACTAAAGGGAAGATCCTTTGATAATTTCGGCAACGTTTCCTTTGGAATCAAAGAGCACATCGACATTCCGGGAATAAAGTACGATCCACAAATAGGAATCCTTGGAATGGAAGTTGCAATCACGCTAACAAGACCGGGCTTTAGCATCAGGCTTAGAAGCAGACACAAGGCCTCAGTTGGACACGAACACAGAATCTCAAGAGAAGAAGCCCAAGAATTCTTAACTAGGGAGTTTGGAGTGACCATCATATGA
- a CDS encoding 30S ribosomal protein S4e yields MPRIAGSKKLKRQMAPMFWGITRKSPRFVTTVRPGPHSKNFSIPSAVFLRDTLKLVTTAREAEYAIYNGKVSVDGVKRKSVHHGIGLMDVVELAGVQDIYRLVPKQGHILEPIKIKSSEKSVKLVKVTSKTTIRKGKTQLGFHDGRSLVSDTKANVGDSCLMQVPEQKINEVLPLEKGAKVLVTKGVNAGQLADVKEIKEGTFVLPKRALLSLGKREIEIPSDLVMVVGKKEPVIQIA; encoded by the coding sequence ATGCCACGAATAGCAGGAAGCAAGAAACTCAAAAGACAAATGGCTCCAATGTTTTGGGGCATAACCAGAAAGAGCCCAAGATTTGTAACAACGGTACGACCAGGACCACATTCAAAGAATTTCTCAATTCCTAGCGCAGTCTTCCTCCGGGACACACTAAAACTGGTCACAACAGCAAGAGAGGCAGAATATGCCATATACAACGGCAAGGTATCAGTTGACGGAGTAAAAAGAAAGTCAGTCCACCACGGAATCGGACTGATGGATGTTGTGGAGCTAGCAGGAGTCCAAGACATTTACAGACTGGTCCCAAAGCAGGGCCACATACTAGAGCCAATCAAGATAAAGTCATCAGAAAAATCAGTCAAGCTAGTCAAGGTCACAAGCAAGACCACAATTCGAAAGGGCAAAACCCAACTAGGATTCCATGATGGTCGCTCACTAGTCTCTGACACAAAGGCAAATGTTGGAGATTCATGCCTCATGCAGGTGCCGGAACAAAAAATCAACGAGGTACTTCCGCTGGAAAAAGGCGCCAAAGTATTGGTAACCAAAGGAGTAAACGCAGGACAACTAGCGGACGTCAAAGAAATCAAGGAAGGAACATTCGTTCTTCCAAAGAGAGCATTATTATCATTAGGCAAGCGTGAAATCGAAATTCCATCAGATCTTGTAATGGTGGTTGGCAAAAAGGAGCCAGTAATCCAAATAGCGTGA
- the rplX gene encoding 50S ribosomal protein L24 — MKPTTIRNRTIYQASQSLRSKLLCGHLSKDLKNKYHKRSVRVTEGDTVKVVRGEFKGVSGKVTRVSAMKNGVAVEGIKKEKLKGGNLDVFIHTSNVIVTDLNTEDKWRAAKLEGKSTKPAKEAKPAAPKPTPKAEAPKKEKQDKETKAAKPKKESK, encoded by the coding sequence ATGAAACCAACTACAATCCGCAACAGGACAATTTACCAAGCATCTCAGTCTCTTAGAAGCAAGCTTCTCTGCGGCCATCTCTCCAAGGACCTCAAAAACAAATACCACAAGCGAAGCGTCCGAGTAACCGAAGGCGATACGGTAAAAGTGGTTCGAGGGGAATTCAAGGGAGTCTCTGGAAAAGTAACTCGAGTTTCTGCCATGAAAAATGGAGTCGCAGTTGAAGGAATCAAAAAAGAAAAACTAAAGGGCGGAAACCTAGACGTATTCATACACACATCAAATGTTATAGTAACTGATCTAAACACCGAGGACAAGTGGCGAGCAGCAAAGCTGGAAGGCAAATCAACCAAGCCAGCAAAGGAAGCAAAGCCAGCAGCTCCAAAACCAACACCAAAAGCAGAAGCGCCAAAAAAAGAAAAGCAAGACAAAGAAACAAAAGCAGCCAAACCAAAAAAGGAGAGTAAGTAA
- a CDS encoding 50S ribosomal protein L14 encodes MSTGKSRAVSAKGVQEFRPYVTRALPLGARITCADNTGAKILEIIMVKRAKTRTSRYPSAAVGDFVNVVVKKGPAELRKQIFGAVIIRQKYPIRRLNGVRVSFEDNAAVLVTPEGEIKGTDIKGPVAAEASEKWPRVANLASMVV; translated from the coding sequence ATGTCTACAGGAAAATCCCGCGCAGTATCCGCAAAGGGCGTACAGGAATTCCGACCATATGTAACCCGCGCACTACCACTGGGCGCTAGGATCACATGTGCAGACAACACCGGCGCAAAAATCTTGGAAATAATCATGGTAAAGAGAGCAAAGACAAGAACATCTCGATATCCATCTGCGGCAGTCGGCGACTTTGTAAATGTTGTAGTAAAGAAAGGACCAGCAGAGCTCAGAAAACAGATCTTTGGTGCAGTAATCATTAGACAAAAGTATCCAATTAGAAGATTAAATGGAGTCCGTGTCTCATTTGAGGACAATGCCGCAGTACTTGTAACGCCAGAAGGCGAAATCAAGGGAACCGACATCAAAGGACCAGTAGCAGCCGAAGCATCCGAGAAATGGCCAAGAGTAGCAAACCTGGCATCAATGGTGGTATAA
- the rpsQ gene encoding 30S ribosomal protein S17 has translation MTEQPKVYKGIITDNGEHLSVRGKLFEGKVVSAKNKNTVVIQRENPLYITKTKRYARSTSTIHAYKSAKQEIKEGDIVVAAECRPIAKSVSFVVVEVKS, from the coding sequence ATGACAGAACAACCCAAAGTCTACAAAGGAATCATAACTGACAACGGCGAGCACCTCAGCGTCAGAGGCAAGCTATTCGAAGGTAAAGTAGTCAGCGCCAAGAACAAAAACACAGTAGTTATCCAGCGAGAAAACCCACTGTATATCACCAAGACAAAACGATACGCAAGAAGCACAAGCACAATCCATGCTTACAAGTCAGCTAAACAAGAAATCAAAGAAGGCGACATTGTAGTTGCTGCAGAATGCAGGCCAATTGCAAAGTCAGTATCATTTGTAGTAGTGGAGGTCAAGTCATAA
- a CDS encoding ribonuclease P protein component 1, whose product MMALNSEFIGLHTEIVDSNNTSLIGLNGKIAFETQQTFTINTNHGQKTIPKQHTSWKFANDQVINGNLIAKRPEDRIKVKA is encoded by the coding sequence ATGATGGCACTAAACTCCGAATTCATTGGATTGCACACAGAAATTGTAGACTCGAATAACACATCACTGATTGGCCTAAATGGTAAAATCGCATTTGAAACTCAGCAAACCTTTACAATTAACACAAACCATGGCCAAAAAACCATCCCAAAACAGCACACCTCATGGAAGTTTGCAAACGATCAAGTCATTAATGGCAATCTAATAGCAAAAAGACCAGAGGACAGAATAAAGGTGAAAGCATGA
- the rpmC gene encoding 50S ribosomal protein L29 gives MAQLKMRSIRELNEVDLKSRLEQSRVELAKMRTDAAKGTLRKESGKIRALRKEIARMLTRLNEMKKQ, from the coding sequence ATGGCCCAATTAAAGATGAGGTCAATCAGAGAGCTAAACGAGGTTGATCTTAAGTCAAGACTAGAGCAATCACGAGTCGAGCTTGCAAAGATGAGAACCGATGCCGCAAAGGGAACTCTGCGCAAGGAATCCGGCAAAATTCGTGCACTGCGAAAAGAAATCGCAAGAATGCTCACAAGACTAAACGAGATGAAAAAGCAATGA
- a CDS encoding 30S ribosomal protein S3, with product MSSVKNVIKDNYNMMLLKDYLRSAIKEAGFSHVEISKTPTGTRVVLHVTRPGIVIGRKGTGIRELTETLEKRFGLKSPQIAVNEISQPELTASVMCNRLAQLIERGTAFRRATMWTLQQIMNAGAMGVQITVSGKLRGDRSSFEKHSLGVLPRAGHSASIIVDEDTTPIPTPMGYIGVRIRIARKERYIPEFELKGKKETKEEREIRLAKEESERIARTESEQVKLDQEKIEQMDLMEEVEEKLK from the coding sequence ATGTCTTCAGTCAAAAATGTAATCAAAGACAACTACAACATGATGCTTCTCAAAGATTATCTCCGAAGTGCAATCAAAGAGGCAGGATTCTCACACGTTGAGATTTCCAAAACTCCAACTGGCACTAGAGTTGTACTACATGTAACACGACCCGGTATCGTAATTGGTAGAAAAGGAACCGGAATCAGAGAACTAACCGAAACTCTGGAGAAAAGATTCGGCCTAAAAAGCCCACAAATAGCAGTAAATGAAATTTCACAGCCAGAGCTTACCGCAAGTGTCATGTGCAACAGACTGGCGCAGCTAATCGAGCGAGGAACAGCATTTAGAAGAGCAACAATGTGGACACTGCAACAAATCATGAATGCTGGCGCAATGGGAGTCCAGATCACAGTTTCAGGCAAACTTCGAGGTGACCGTTCATCCTTTGAAAAACACTCGCTGGGAGTTTTACCACGAGCAGGCCACTCTGCAAGCATCATAGTTGACGAAGACACAACACCGATTCCAACCCCTATGGGCTACATCGGCGTTAGAATCAGAATTGCAAGAAAGGAAAGATACATTCCAGAATTTGAGCTAAAGGGCAAAAAAGAAACCAAAGAAGAGCGCGAAATCAGACTGGCAAAAGAGGAATCGGAACGTATCGCAAGAACAGAAAGCGAGCAAGTCAAACTCGACCAGGAAAAGATTGAGCAAATGGATCTCATGGAAGAAGTGGAGGAGAAACTAAAGTAA
- a CDS encoding 50S ribosomal protein L22 — protein sequence MPDFGYAFQNFDSTKHVRASIREKSFSHKHAREVAKMIKGMSIEKARDALQEVISLKRAVPFRRYKNEVGHRSDTGVMSGRYPRKAAEEFIKLLDNLEANAEYKGMDLDRLKIISANTHKGVLIKRFTPRAQGRATPKNNVLTHVELVAQEV from the coding sequence ATGCCAGACTTTGGTTACGCTTTTCAAAACTTTGACTCGACAAAACACGTCAGAGCATCAATTCGAGAAAAATCATTCTCTCACAAGCATGCACGTGAGGTAGCCAAAATGATCAAAGGCATGTCTATTGAAAAGGCACGAGATGCATTACAAGAAGTAATCTCACTGAAAAGAGCAGTCCCATTTAGAAGATACAAAAACGAAGTAGGACACCGCTCTGACACTGGCGTAATGTCTGGTCGTTACCCAAGAAAGGCTGCTGAGGAATTCATCAAGTTACTGGATAATCTGGAAGCAAATGCCGAGTACAAGGGAATGGACTTGGACAGACTCAAAATCATTTCTGCAAATACACACAAGGGTGTTCTAATCAAGCGATTCACTCCAAGAGCACAAGGCAGGGCAACTCCAAAGAACAACGTCCTAACACACGTCGAGCTGGTGGCTCAAGAGGTTTAG
- a CDS encoding 30S ribosomal protein S19, whose amino-acid sequence MVKEFDYRGIPLDQLQNMSLEKLFELFPARARRSLTRGITDGKRKLIEEIKADKAGKSKNPIKTHIRDLIVLPYMVGVTVNVFSGKEFVPVTITPQMIGHFIGEYVRTNKRVVHGAPGVGASRSSLYVPLK is encoded by the coding sequence ATGGTTAAGGAATTCGACTATAGGGGCATTCCATTGGATCAACTCCAAAACATGTCGCTAGAAAAATTATTCGAGCTATTCCCAGCGAGAGCAAGACGATCCCTTACCCGTGGAATCACCGACGGCAAAAGAAAACTAATTGAAGAGATCAAGGCGGACAAGGCAGGCAAGTCCAAGAATCCAATCAAGACACACATCCGAGATCTTATTGTACTGCCATACATGGTAGGAGTAACAGTTAACGTATTTTCTGGAAAGGAATTCGTTCCAGTAACAATCACACCACAAATGATTGGCCACTTTATCGGCGAATATGTTAGAACAAACAAGCGAGTCGTTCACGGTGCACCTGGCGTCGGAGCATCAAGATCCAGCTTGTATGTACCATTAAAGTGA
- a CDS encoding 50S ribosomal protein L23, with the protein MNTTQATKIILRPYVTEKTFSLIEKDNRICFIVDKDASKATIKEAIKILYEENAIDVNTARTISGKKAFVKFETVEKARDLATKIGML; encoded by the coding sequence ATGAATACCACACAAGCAACAAAAATAATTCTAAGACCATACGTCACAGAAAAGACATTCTCGCTAATTGAAAAAGACAACAGGATCTGCTTTATTGTCGACAAGGACGCAAGCAAGGCGACAATCAAAGAGGCAATCAAGATACTATACGAAGAAAACGCAATTGATGTCAATACCGCAAGAACAATTTCTGGCAAAAAAGCGTTTGTCAAATTTGAAACTGTCGAAAAAGCACGCGACCTTGCAACAAAGATAGGAATGCTATAA